From Selenomonas sp. AB3002, one genomic window encodes:
- the ald gene encoding alanine dehydrogenase: MIIGVSKEIKNNENRVGLTPAGAEALVKAGHRVLVETGSGLGSGFDDESYAAVGAELLSDKKQLFDEAEMIVKVKEPLPSEYDLFHEGQLLFTYLHLAAEPELTEALLRHKVTSVAYETVVGRDGRSLPLLAPMSEIAGRMSVQIGAQFLESRYGGAGILLGGVSGVAPAQVVILGGGVVGTNAAKMAVGLGARVTIIDLSMERLRYLDDIFGGRVATVSSNSYNIAQWVREADLLIGAVLVPGAKTPQLVTEEMVKTMKAGSVIVDVAIDQGGSIATCDHVTTHEEPTFVKHGVLHYSVANIPGAVARTSTLALTNATLPYALKLAAKGWREACCMDPGLAQGLNTIEGRITNLPVSEALGLEYVDKEGWLKKS; the protein is encoded by the coding sequence ATGATTATCGGTGTGTCCAAAGAAATCAAGAACAATGAAAATCGTGTGGGACTGACTCCGGCGGGGGCGGAGGCCCTGGTGAAGGCAGGGCACAGAGTGTTGGTGGAGACAGGCAGCGGTCTGGGCAGCGGTTTTGACGATGAAAGCTATGCTGCTGTGGGGGCAGAGCTTCTGTCTGACAAGAAGCAGCTCTTTGACGAGGCGGAGATGATTGTCAAGGTGAAGGAACCTCTGCCTTCGGAGTATGATTTGTTCCACGAGGGGCAGCTGCTCTTCACCTATCTGCATCTGGCGGCAGAGCCGGAGCTTACGGAAGCTTTGCTGAGACACAAGGTCACGTCTGTAGCTTATGAGACGGTGGTGGGCAGGGATGGCAGGTCGCTGCCTCTCCTGGCTCCTATGAGTGAGATTGCAGGCCGCATGTCAGTGCAGATTGGCGCCCAGTTCCTGGAGAGCCGCTACGGCGGGGCGGGCATCCTCCTGGGAGGCGTCAGTGGTGTGGCACCGGCTCAGGTAGTGATCCTGGGTGGAGGCGTTGTGGGCACCAATGCTGCCAAGATGGCTGTGGGCCTGGGGGCCAGAGTGACCATCATTGACCTGTCTATGGAGCGGCTGCGCTATCTGGACGATATTTTCGGTGGACGCGTAGCTACGGTGAGTTCAAACAGCTATAATATTGCCCAGTGGGTGCGGGAGGCGGATCTCCTTATTGGGGCTGTGCTGGTGCCGGGAGCCAAAACGCCGCAGCTGGTGACGGAAGAGATGGTAAAGACCATGAAGGCAGGATCTGTCATTGTGGATGTGGCCATTGACCAGGGGGGGAGCATTGCCACCTGCGACCATGTGACTACCCATGAGGAACCTACCTTTGTGAAGCATGGGGTGCTGCATTACTCAGTGGCCAATATCCCCGGGGCTGTAGCCAGAACATCTACCCTGGCTCTCACTAACGCTACTCTTCCTTATGCCCTGAAACTGGCAGCAAAGGGCTGGCGTGAGGCTTGTTGCATGGATCCGGGGCTGGCTCAGGGGCTCAATACCATCGAAGGCAGGATCACCAATCTCCCTGTGTCAGAGGCCCTGGGACTGGAGTATGTGGATAAGGAGGGCTGGCTGAAAAAGAGTTGA
- a CDS encoding D-alanyl-D-alanine carboxypeptidase family protein produces the protein MWKRIYTRLAAAGLSACIVFVPAASAPAAPASRSLYDITPLERPDIPGLVISPSDKLPNLTARSAVVMDAATGTVIYSRDMDTRRYPASTTKIMTLILALEQGNLDDIVTVSKNAEGMEGSTLWLEQGDKVPLKELLYGMMMASGNDATIAVAEHIAGSVPAFARMMNEKAREIGASDTHFVNPNGLPDENHYTTARDMALIAAYGYRLPEFEEIVGTREITFPWVKDDTHRLRNENQMLWLYKGGNGVKTGYTDAAGRCLVSGAREDGLQLVSVVFDSVYMWNDSIALLDYGFDQVEPEKIISKGQVVGSVSVGLFQGELEVKAAKDLAIARLKDGSRVKYDQKLEVPDSLTAPVKEGERVGRLVLMQEGREVGAVEVLAAASLEPEEQGFFSRLMAWFQSLWKGLF, from the coding sequence TTGTGGAAAAGAATATATACCAGGCTTGCAGCAGCAGGCCTTTCAGCTTGTATTGTGTTTGTTCCTGCTGCTTCAGCCCCGGCCGCGCCAGCCAGCCGTTCGCTTTATGATATAACGCCTTTGGAACGGCCTGATATTCCTGGCCTTGTCATCAGCCCTTCGGATAAGCTGCCGAATTTGACGGCGAGGTCGGCAGTGGTCATGGATGCTGCTACTGGTACAGTTATTTATTCCCGTGATATGGATACCCGGCGTTATCCTGCCAGCACCACCAAGATCATGACCCTGATTTTGGCCCTGGAGCAGGGAAACCTCGATGATATTGTCACTGTCAGCAAGAATGCTGAAGGCATGGAGGGGTCAACCCTGTGGCTGGAGCAGGGGGATAAGGTGCCTCTGAAGGAACTTCTCTACGGTATGATGATGGCTTCCGGCAATGATGCTACCATTGCCGTGGCTGAGCATATTGCAGGATCTGTGCCTGCTTTCGCCAGGATGATGAACGAGAAGGCACGGGAGATTGGTGCTTCTGACACGCATTTTGTCAATCCCAATGGCCTGCCCGATGAGAACCACTATACCACTGCCCGGGATATGGCGCTGATTGCTGCTTATGGCTACCGTCTGCCTGAGTTCGAGGAGATTGTGGGCACCAGGGAGATAACTTTCCCTTGGGTCAAAGATGACACCCACCGCCTGCGCAATGAGAATCAGATGCTCTGGCTCTACAAGGGCGGCAACGGCGTCAAGACCGGTTATACGGATGCTGCCGGGCGCTGCCTGGTGTCCGGGGCCAGGGAGGACGGCTTGCAGCTGGTATCTGTGGTTTTTGACAGCGTTTACATGTGGAATGACTCCATTGCCCTCCTGGATTACGGTTTTGATCAGGTGGAGCCGGAGAAGATCATCAGCAAGGGGCAGGTAGTTGGTTCCGTGTCCGTGGGGCTTTTCCAGGGTGAGCTGGAAGTGAAGGCTGCCAAGGATCTGGCCATTGCCAGGCTGAAGGATGGTTCAAGGGTCAAATATGACCAGAAGCTTGAGGTGCCCGACTCACTCACTGCGCCTGTCAAAGAGGGAGAGCGGGTTGGCAGGCTGGTCCTCATGCAGGAGGGCAGGGAAGTGGGGGCCGTTGAGGTTCTGGCGGCCGCAAGCCTGGAGCCGGAGGAGCAGGGCTTTTTCTCCCGCCTCATGGCCTGGTTCCAATCTTTATGGAAAGGACTTTTCTGA
- a CDS encoding DNA polymerase III subunit alpha, which produces MPFTHLHVHTEYSLLDGASRIGDLIGAVKDLGMDSVAITDHGVMYGVLDFYKEAKKQGVKPIIGCEVYLAPGPRQGREEVNGVKYYHLILLAENQQGYRNLVQLVSLAHIEGMYYKPRVDKELLRKYHEGLICLSACVAGEIPRALIAGNKEKAESLVQEYIDIFGKDNFFLEIQDHGLKEERITNAGLLELSQKHGLGLVATNDLHYVRREDSEFHDILLCVQMNKNFDDPERMRFNSDDYYLKSPAEMEELFKAYPGALENTEKIAARCQVEFEFGQLQLPYYPIPAPFADDEAYLHHLCEERLPSHYAEVTKEVRERLDYELGIIHRMGYDSYFLIVWDFINHSREQGIAVGPGRGSAAGSIVSYILGITNLDPLKYDLLFERFLNPERVTMPDIDVDFCYIRRKEVIDYVKERYGYDHVAQIATFGTMAAKNAIRNVGRVLGMSFAEVSDIVKFIPEELHITIDKALKNVADLKAMYDTRPEVKRLIDLARKLEGLPRNSSTHAAGVVIARHPLTDYVPVSISEGTLVTEFDKDHVEELGLLKMDFLGLRTLTVIADTLLNIKEQRGETVDIDHIPLKDELTAKMLCEGRTGAVFQMESAGMTKLVVDLAPEGFEDLIPTVALYRPGPLGSGMVEDFINGRHGRKQPEYMHPLLEPILKETFGVVLYQEQVMQIVQVLAGFTLGQADLLRRAMGKKKHEILMAQKENFLKGCAANNIEPQLAEHIFDLLTHFADYGFNKSHSAAYALVAWQTAYLKAHYPQEFMAAMLTSIMDDAKKVPFYIDMCRRMKLKILPPDINASHGTFSVDGEAIRFGLAAVKNVGEGAIENVVAERDNHGPFTSLVDFCTRVDSRILNKRVMESLVKCGAFDSLGAKRSQLLAILDRAVSEANTAQKDRLSGQIGLFADDTLGGAMDIPLPEMEEVPELERLNWEKEITGFYITGHPLNRFQKKLANLPAILDVQSGAVRDKQVVRLGGILTETKRHTTKKGDTMCFAVLEDFSEKIEVTVFPRTFYQNVNLLLPDMPVVLQGKLDIGDERISVLADKFWSLEEYVPEYYLSLPAGEAYAAAREGLRKILAERPGEDPVHVQMGGRWQTLPEGQGLSDDEETKEALIALLGEGAVKKR; this is translated from the coding sequence ATGCCTTTCACTCACCTCCATGTGCATACGGAATACAGCCTGCTGGACGGGGCCAGCCGTATTGGCGACCTGATTGGGGCTGTCAAGGACCTGGGCATGGACTCTGTCGCCATCACCGATCACGGCGTGATGTACGGTGTGCTGGATTTTTATAAAGAAGCAAAGAAGCAAGGGGTAAAGCCCATCATAGGCTGCGAGGTTTATCTGGCTCCCGGGCCCCGCCAGGGTCGCGAGGAAGTGAACGGTGTCAAGTACTATCACCTGATATTGCTGGCGGAGAATCAGCAGGGCTACCGCAATCTGGTGCAGCTCGTTTCCCTGGCTCATATCGAAGGCATGTACTACAAGCCGCGGGTGGACAAAGAGTTGCTGAGAAAGTACCATGAGGGCCTTATCTGCCTCAGCGCCTGCGTGGCGGGCGAGATTCCCAGGGCCCTTATTGCAGGCAACAAGGAAAAGGCAGAGTCTTTGGTGCAGGAGTATATCGATATCTTCGGCAAGGATAATTTCTTCTTGGAGATACAGGACCATGGCCTGAAGGAAGAGCGCATAACAAATGCAGGGCTGCTGGAGCTTTCCCAGAAGCACGGCCTGGGACTGGTGGCTACCAATGACCTGCATTATGTGCGCAGGGAGGACAGTGAGTTTCACGATATCCTCCTTTGCGTGCAGATGAATAAGAACTTTGATGATCCTGAGCGCATGCGCTTCAACAGCGATGATTATTACCTGAAGTCTCCTGCGGAGATGGAGGAACTTTTCAAGGCCTATCCGGGAGCATTGGAAAATACGGAAAAGATTGCTGCTCGCTGCCAGGTGGAATTTGAGTTTGGCCAGCTGCAGCTGCCCTATTATCCCATTCCCGCCCCCTTTGCCGATGATGAGGCATATCTGCACCATCTCTGCGAGGAAAGGCTGCCCAGTCATTATGCAGAAGTAACCAAGGAAGTGCGTGAGCGGCTGGACTATGAGCTGGGTATTATCCACCGCATGGGCTATGACAGCTATTTCCTCATTGTCTGGGACTTCATCAACCATTCCCGGGAGCAGGGCATTGCCGTGGGGCCTGGGCGAGGTTCGGCAGCAGGCAGCATCGTGTCTTATATCCTGGGGATAACCAATCTTGATCCGCTGAAATACGATCTCCTCTTTGAGCGCTTCCTGAACCCTGAGCGTGTCACCATGCCTGATATTGACGTGGATTTCTGCTATATCCGCCGCAAGGAAGTCATAGATTACGTCAAGGAGCGCTATGGCTATGACCATGTGGCGCAGATTGCCACCTTTGGCACCATGGCGGCCAAGAATGCCATCCGCAACGTGGGGCGGGTGCTGGGCATGTCCTTTGCAGAGGTTTCCGATATCGTCAAGTTCATCCCGGAGGAACTGCACATCACGATAGACAAGGCTTTGAAGAATGTGGCTGATCTCAAGGCCATGTACGACACAAGGCCTGAGGTGAAGCGGCTTATTGACCTGGCCCGGAAGCTTGAGGGCTTGCCCCGCAATTCCTCCACCCATGCGGCAGGGGTGGTGATCGCCCGCCACCCCCTGACGGATTATGTGCCTGTTTCCATATCCGAAGGCACTCTGGTCACTGAATTTGACAAGGACCACGTGGAGGAACTGGGGCTTCTGAAAATGGACTTTTTGGGCCTCCGCACCTTGACGGTCATAGCGGATACCCTGCTGAATATCAAGGAGCAGCGCGGGGAGACTGTGGATATAGACCACATACCCCTGAAGGATGAGCTCACAGCCAAAATGCTTTGTGAGGGCCGCACCGGGGCGGTGTTCCAGATGGAGTCGGCTGGCATGACCAAACTGGTGGTGGATTTGGCTCCGGAGGGATTCGAGGACCTTATCCCCACGGTGGCGCTCTATCGTCCGGGGCCCCTGGGCAGCGGCATGGTAGAGGATTTCATCAATGGCCGTCATGGCAGGAAGCAGCCTGAGTACATGCATCCCTTGCTGGAGCCAATCCTGAAGGAGACTTTTGGGGTGGTGCTCTATCAGGAGCAGGTCATGCAGATTGTGCAGGTGCTGGCGGGCTTCACCTTGGGACAGGCAGATCTTTTGCGCCGTGCCATGGGCAAGAAGAAGCACGAGATACTGATGGCCCAGAAGGAGAACTTCCTGAAGGGGTGTGCCGCCAACAACATCGAGCCGCAGCTGGCGGAACATATCTTTGATCTGCTGACCCATTTCGCGGATTACGGCTTCAATAAATCCCACAGCGCTGCCTATGCTTTGGTGGCCTGGCAGACAGCTTATCTCAAGGCGCACTATCCCCAGGAGTTCATGGCGGCCATGCTTACCAGCATCATGGATGATGCCAAGAAGGTGCCCTTCTATATTGATATGTGCCGCCGCATGAAGCTGAAAATCCTGCCGCCTGACATAAACGCAAGCCACGGTACGTTCAGCGTGGATGGGGAGGCTATTCGCTTCGGTCTGGCCGCAGTCAAGAATGTGGGTGAGGGTGCCATTGAGAACGTGGTGGCAGAACGGGACAATCATGGCCCCTTCACCTCTTTGGTGGATTTCTGCACCAGGGTTGATTCCCGCATCCTCAATAAGCGGGTGATGGAGAGCCTGGTGAAATGCGGGGCTTTTGACAGCCTGGGAGCGAAGCGCAGCCAGTTGCTGGCCATTCTGGACAGGGCTGTCAGTGAGGCCAATACAGCCCAGAAAGACCGTCTTAGCGGACAGATCGGCCTTTTTGCTGATGACACTCTGGGCGGAGCTATGGATATTCCCCTGCCTGAGATGGAGGAAGTGCCTGAGCTGGAACGTCTGAATTGGGAAAAGGAGATCACGGGCTTCTACATCACGGGACATCCCCTGAATCGTTTCCAAAAGAAGCTGGCTAACCTGCCTGCCATTCTGGACGTGCAGAGCGGTGCAGTCCGCGACAAGCAGGTGGTACGGCTGGGAGGTATCCTGACGGAAACCAAGCGCCATACCACCAAGAAGGGTGACACCATGTGCTTTGCAGTGCTGGAGGACTTCTCGGAAAAGATTGAAGTGACAGTGTTCCCCAGAACCTTTTATCAGAATGTCAACCTGTTGCTGCCGGATATGCCGGTGGTCTTGCAGGGTAAGCTGGACATAGGGGATGAGCGCATCAGCGTCCTGGCGGATAAGTTCTGGTCCCTGGAAGAATATGTTCCGGAATACTACCTCTCCCTGCCTGCAGGAGAAGCTTATGCGGCAGCGCGGGAGGGACTGAGAAAGATTCTGGCCGAGCGCCCGGGAGAAGATCCTGTCCATGTGCAGATGGGAGGCCGCTGGCAGACCTTGCCGGAAGGACAGGGCCTTTCAGATGATGAGGAAACCAAGGAAGCTCTCATAGCTTTGCTGGGAGAAGGTGCTGTAAAAAAACGTTGA